Proteins encoded in a region of the Terriglobia bacterium genome:
- the rimO gene encoding 30S ribosomal protein S12 methylthiotransferase RimO, with the protein MPKVGMVSLGCPKNLVDSEVMLGLLARQGYELTPRAEDADILVVNTCSFIEPAKQESINTILDMVEHKKSGTAKKLVVAGCLVERYRQQILTEIPEVDFVIGTNELERVLEACQLDGQGRQSNHVAEPYLYHEFTPRILSTPSYSAYLKIAEGCDHPCSFCVIPQMRGRFRSRRFESVVREAEQLAEQGVREVTLVGQDTTSYGEDLEIRDGLPKLLRELGRIPELVWVRFLYCYPNRVTEALIEAVAETPKVTKYFDIPLQHASRKVLKEMRRGSSGKHFLKMLEKIRSAVPQAALRTSLIVGFPGETEEDFQDVLGFVTEAEFDHLGVFLYSNEETCGSYRHPQQVPAAVARRRRNKLMAVQRRISRRKLRENVGKVLPVLVEGTAEETDWLFRGRLETQAPGIDGQVYINDYAGPEPMAGQFRWATVTQSGDYDLVARLEQTIFSSSEGAAAGTSTRRDLVQIGPPAGHVATRGRALPHL; encoded by the coding sequence ATGCCCAAAGTAGGAATGGTCAGCCTGGGCTGTCCTAAAAATCTGGTTGACAGCGAAGTGATGCTGGGACTGCTGGCGCGGCAGGGGTATGAATTGACGCCGCGCGCCGAAGACGCCGACATCCTGGTGGTCAACACGTGCAGCTTTATCGAACCCGCCAAGCAGGAATCCATCAACACGATTCTTGACATGGTCGAGCACAAGAAATCGGGCACCGCAAAGAAACTGGTGGTGGCCGGCTGCCTGGTGGAACGCTACCGGCAGCAGATTTTGACAGAAATCCCCGAAGTCGATTTTGTGATCGGCACCAATGAGCTGGAGCGCGTGCTCGAGGCCTGCCAACTGGATGGGCAGGGTCGCCAATCGAACCATGTGGCCGAACCCTACCTTTACCACGAGTTCACTCCGAGGATTCTCTCCACGCCGTCGTACTCCGCCTACCTCAAGATCGCCGAGGGCTGCGACCATCCGTGCTCATTCTGTGTGATTCCACAGATGCGGGGCCGGTTCCGATCGCGGCGGTTTGAATCCGTGGTGCGCGAGGCCGAGCAGTTGGCCGAGCAGGGCGTGCGGGAAGTCACTCTTGTAGGTCAGGACACCACCAGCTACGGCGAGGACCTGGAAATCCGTGACGGACTGCCAAAGCTGCTGCGGGAACTCGGCAGAATTCCGGAACTGGTTTGGGTGCGGTTCCTCTATTGCTATCCCAACCGCGTGACCGAGGCGCTGATCGAGGCGGTGGCGGAAACCCCCAAAGTGACGAAGTATTTTGACATTCCGCTGCAACATGCCAGCCGCAAAGTGCTGAAGGAGATGCGGCGCGGATCAAGCGGAAAACATTTCCTCAAGATGCTGGAGAAGATCCGGTCGGCGGTCCCCCAGGCGGCCCTGCGCACTTCGCTGATTGTCGGTTTCCCCGGAGAGACCGAGGAAGATTTCCAGGACGTGCTGGGCTTTGTCACCGAGGCCGAGTTTGACCATCTCGGCGTTTTCCTTTACTCGAATGAGGAGACTTGCGGTTCTTACCGTCATCCGCAGCAGGTCCCGGCAGCGGTGGCGCGGCGCCGGCGGAACAAACTGATGGCGGTCCAGCGAAGAATTTCACGCCGCAAACTTCGCGAAAACGTTGGCAAGGTATTGCCCGTTCTGGTGGAAGGGACCGCAGAGGAAACCGATTGGCTGTTTCGCGGCCGGCTGGAAACCCAGGCGCCCGGCATTGACGGGCAGGTTTACATCAATGATTACGCCGGGCCTGAACCCATGGCCGGGCAGTTCCGCTGGGCGACGGTTACCCAAAGCGGAGATTACGACCTGGTGGCGCGGCTTGAACAAACCATCTTCTCATCATCCGAAGGCGCGGCAGCAGGCACTTCCACGCGCCGTGACCTGGTCCAGATCGGGCCGCCTGCCGGCCATGTTGCAACGAGGGGACGTGCGCTGCCCCATC
- a CDS encoding WD40 repeat domain-containing protein: MVPSSPENYVWVNVGNVEGHLTLNASPAGAFSPDGSALALVNQDKIVVENLAGGNISIGKVLHPAMKDLRDLEIQSANFLDANTLFLLGTGIVHAKKGEDYPTPLMGFRWNVQQDALDGKAFTFGSSGGFGRPRYFPSIKYLGMYKDSSFILWSPASSKAVEVKVPELTREPHLYTFSPDGHWLLLAQIAGGGSPNPIIVRLSEQKFVDVLAGFQDTVLSMRFSADSTRLVTASEDGEVRIWSVPDWKLLRTLSGHKGPVRWTEFSPDARWVVSGGEDQTVRVWSADDGRAVQTLSESRAPISTVCFSPDGNYIAATTDRNVLIWKRTPTGP, encoded by the coding sequence ATGGTGCCGTCGTCCCCGGAAAATTACGTGTGGGTCAACGTCGGCAACGTGGAAGGGCATCTTACGCTGAACGCCTCCCCTGCGGGGGCGTTTTCGCCTGACGGTTCGGCGCTTGCCCTGGTCAACCAGGATAAGATCGTGGTGGAAAATCTGGCCGGAGGAAACATCAGCATCGGGAAGGTCCTGCATCCCGCGATGAAGGACCTCCGCGACCTGGAAATTCAGTCGGCAAATTTCCTGGACGCAAACACGCTGTTTCTGCTTGGCACCGGCATTGTCCACGCGAAGAAAGGGGAAGACTATCCCACGCCCCTGATGGGATTCCGATGGAACGTTCAGCAGGACGCGCTGGACGGGAAGGCTTTCACTTTCGGGTCCAGCGGAGGCTTCGGGCGTCCCCGCTATTTTCCCTCCATTAAATATCTCGGGATGTACAAAGACAGTTCGTTTATTCTCTGGAGTCCGGCCAGCAGCAAGGCGGTGGAGGTGAAGGTCCCGGAACTGACGCGAGAGCCGCACCTCTACACCTTTTCTCCTGACGGCCACTGGCTGCTGCTGGCGCAGATTGCCGGCGGCGGCTCGCCAAATCCAATTATAGTGCGGCTGAGCGAGCAGAAGTTTGTGGATGTGCTGGCTGGATTCCAGGACACCGTGCTGAGCATGCGCTTTTCAGCGGACAGCACGCGGCTCGTGACCGCGAGCGAAGACGGTGAAGTCAGGATCTGGTCTGTCCCGGATTGGAAACTGCTGCGAACGCTCTCCGGCCACAAGGGTCCCGTGCGCTGGACGGAATTTTCGCCGGACGCTCGCTGGGTGGTGTCTGGCGGGGAAGACCAGACCGTGCGGGTCTGGTCCGCCGATGACGGCAGGGCCGTGCAGACGCTCAGCGAAAGCCGGGCTCCGATCAGTACGGTGTGCTTTTCTCCCGACGGAAACTACATTGCGGCCACCACCGATCGGAATGTTCTAATCTGGAAGCGAACGCCCACAGGGCCCTGA
- a CDS encoding (deoxy)nucleoside triphosphate pyrophosphohydrolase: MSGRKPILVTAGIIVRGEEILICQRRRTGPYGLQWEFPGGKVEDSEGLEASLERELREELGIEATIGEEVYRLRHRYSDRYVEVVFFRVDAFQQDVANRVFESIEWVPRRKLTGYDFLEADRELVEQIAAGAVV; encoded by the coding sequence ATGAGCGGTCGAAAGCCCATTCTGGTGACGGCGGGGATTATCGTGCGCGGCGAGGAAATCCTGATTTGCCAGCGGCGCCGCACCGGTCCTTACGGCCTGCAATGGGAATTCCCGGGCGGCAAGGTGGAGGACAGCGAAGGATTGGAAGCCTCCCTCGAGCGCGAATTGCGCGAGGAGCTGGGGATTGAGGCCACAATCGGAGAGGAAGTGTACCGCCTGCGCCATCGCTATTCTGACCGCTACGTCGAGGTCGTTTTCTTCCGCGTTGACGCCTTCCAGCAAGACGTAGCCAACCGGGTATTCGAATCCATCGAATGGGTCCCGCGCCGGAAACTGACCGGATACGATTTTCTTGAGGCTGACCGCGAGCTGGTTGAACAGATTGCGGCAGGAGCCGTCGTTTGA
- a CDS encoding dodecin produces the protein MSGVYKITELVGTSPVSYAEATKAAVAEAARTVRHMDWLEVVGQSARIKDGKIEEFQVKVKIGFKVER, from the coding sequence ATGTCAGGCGTATACAAAATCACCGAACTGGTTGGAACTTCACCCGTCAGTTATGCCGAAGCTACCAAAGCCGCCGTCGCCGAAGCTGCCAGGACCGTCCGCCACATGGACTGGCTTGAAGTGGTCGGCCAGAGCGCCAGGATCAAAGACGGCAAGATCGAGGAGTTTCAGGTGAAAGTCAAGATCGGATTTAAGGTCGAGCGCTAA